CGAGCGCCATGGCGCAGAAGGGGCCGGGGCCGATGCCCGCGACCTCGACGACGCGCGTGCCGGTGAGGGGACCCACGGGCCTCTCCTCCTGCTCGGGCCGGCTCAGCCGGCGGCCGGGACGTCGGCCCCGGTCGCCAGGGCGACGACGTCCTCGACCAGCTCGGGCCAGTGCACCGGCGGCACGTCGTGGGCCATGCCCTCGATCATGCGCAGCTGGGCCCCGGGGACCGCGGCGGCGGTGGCCTCGCCGCCCGACGGGGTGACCAGGGGGTCCACCGACCCGTGGATGACGAGGGTGGGCACGTCGAGCTGCCGGAGCCCGGGGGTGCGGTCCGGGGAGGCGACGATGGCGAGGAGCTGGTGGCCCGTGCCCGGTGGGTAGGCGCAGCGGTCCCACGCCGCACCGGCCTTCTGCCGGGCCTTGTCCTCGTCGACCAGCCCGGGGCTGCCGATGGCGTTGGCCACGACCACGCCGCGCTCCACCGCCTGCTCGCGATCGGTGGGCGGGGTGGCCAGGAGGACGCCGAGGATCTCCGGCGTGGGCTGGCCCACGTCCTGGGCCCCCGTGGTCGACATCACCGAGGTCAGGGTGCGGACCCGCTCCGGGTGCTCTATGGCCAGGGTCTGGGCGATCATCCCGCCCATCGAGGCGCCCAGCACGTGGGCCGAGGCGATGTCGAGGTCGTCGAGGACGGCGACGGCGTCGGCCGCCATGTCCGACAGCAGGTAGGGCGCCTCCACCGGGGCCCCGCCGAGGCTGGCCATCATCGCCGCGCCCACGTCGAGGTCGCCGACGTCGGGCTTGGTCGACAGGCCGACGTCGCGGTTGTCGAACCGCACGACGAAGAAGCCGCGGTCGACGAACAGGGCGACGAGCTCGTCGTCCCACTCCTGGTGCTGGGCGCCGAGGCCCATGACCATCAGCAGCGGTGCACCCGACGGGTCGCCGTCGGTCGTGTACCAGATCTCGATGCCGTCGGCGGAGGGAGGGGTGGTGGGCATGCGGTCATGCTGGCGCCCCTTGACCGCTCGGTCAACCGCAGCCCGACCCCGTGCGGCCCCCTCCATCCGCGGCGGCTGCGACGGCGCTTCAGTACGGTTGGGGCCGACCGATGGGGGAAGGTCCCATCGCCCCCCACCACCGCGAGGCCAGCCATGACCATCGGAGCCAGCATCTTCCTCATCGCGGTGGGCGCGATCCTCAGGTTCGCGGTCACCGCCACCGTCGCCGACGTCGACCTCCAGGTCGTGGGGGTCATCCTCATGGTCGCCGGCGGGATCGGCCTGCTGATCGGCCTCTTCCTGCAGGC
Above is a window of Iamia majanohamensis DNA encoding:
- a CDS encoding alpha/beta fold hydrolase; amino-acid sequence: MPTTPPSADGIEIWYTTDGDPSGAPLLMVMGLGAQHQEWDDELVALFVDRGFFVVRFDNRDVGLSTKPDVGDLDVGAAMMASLGGAPVEAPYLLSDMAADAVAVLDDLDIASAHVLGASMGGMIAQTLAIEHPERVRTLTSVMSTTGAQDVGQPTPEILGVLLATPPTDREQAVERGVVVANAIGSPGLVDEDKARQKAGAAWDRCAYPPGTGHQLLAIVASPDRTPGLRQLDVPTLVIHGSVDPLVTPSGGEATAAAVPGAQLRMIEGMAHDVPPVHWPELVEDVVALATGADVPAAG
- a CDS encoding DUF6458 family protein, with protein sequence MTIGASIFLIAVGAILRFAVTATVADVDLQVVGVILMVAGGIGLLIGLFLQANNRRTVVYEDRGYRQGPPPA